From the genome of Acropora palmata chromosome 4, jaAcrPala1.3, whole genome shotgun sequence, one region includes:
- the LOC141880169 gene encoding pancreatic lipase-related protein 2-like, translated as MKMLLMLVFFSSFFAMGDSIPVGMPQVCYGKYGCFNQFPPFADILMKLPQNPYVVGAKFNLYTRENTDANSAQELDDSDLNKLTTSNFNISRRTIIVCHGWTENGAGYYDWMIRLKDALLAKGDFNVILTDWSVGANQLYGQSAGNTRLVGAIAGELIQFLIYNNGNTDDLADNFYFIGFSLGAQIAGYTGSYLQTKYSRKIGRITGLDPASPLYTGMDNAVKLDQGDAKYVDVIHTNMPLIGTPDRAGHTDFYPDGGSVHPGCANDVTDVVFTVSCNHLRATEYYIKTVTENCTNPWTGHPCGSYLLYSIGFCNGCGDGGCPLMGYRAEETKLEGEFFLNTDTLDTLCPNA; from the exons ATGAAGATGCTATTGATGCTGGTATTTTTTAGCAGTTTCTTTGCGATGGGAGATTCTATTCCAGTGG GAATGCCGCAAGTCTGCTATGGAAAGTATGGCTGCTTCAATCAGTTTCCACCATTTGCCGACATACTGATGAAACTCCCTCAAAATCCGTACGTAGTAGGCGCGAAATTTAATCTGTACACGAGAGAAAACACAGACGCCAACTCAGCCCAAGAGCTCGATGACAGTGATCTAAACAAACTCACAACCTCAAATTTTAACATATCTCGACGGACAATAATTGTGTGCCATGGATGGACAG AAAATGGCGCTGGATACTACGACTGGATGATCCGATTGAAAGACGCCCTTTTAGCTAAAGGAGATTTCAATGTCATTTTGACGGATTGGAGTGTAGGAGCCAACCAATTATACGGTCAGTCGGCTGGAAACACTCGGCTGGTCGGAGCAATCGCTGGCGAACTTATACAGTTCTTAATTTACAACAATGGCAACACAGATGATTTGGCTGATAACTTCTATTTTATTGGATTCAGTCTCGGTGCTCAAATTGCCGGGTACACGGGAAGTTACCTGCAGACGAAGTACAGTAGAAAAATTGGTCGTATTACTG GTTTAGATCCTGCCAGCCCACTTTACACTGGAATGGATAATGCAGTCAAACTGGATCAAGGAGACGCCAAATATGTTGATGTCATTCACACAAACATGCCTCTGATAGGAACTCCAGACCGAGCGGGTCATACTGACTTTTATCCAGATGGTGGAAGCGTCCATCCGGGCTGCGCGAACGACGTCACGG ACGTTGTTTTTACCGTTAGTTGTAACCATCTGAGAGCTACAGAGTACTACATCAAGACTGTAACTGAGAATTGTACAAACCCGTGGACAGGACATCCTTGCGGTAGTTACTTATTATATTCGATTGGCTTTTGCAACGGCTGCGGTGATGGTGGGTGTCCCCTCATGGGCTACAGAGCTGAGGAAACCAAGTTGGAGGGAGAATTCTTTCTCAACACAGACACCTTGGATACGTTATGCC CTAACGCATGA
- the LOC141879668 gene encoding inactive pancreatic lipase-related protein 1-like, with translation MENLVMLCLLGCFFTLGSAGIGIPQVCYGPDYGCFDQFPPFANPLMKLPQSPKEIGTSFRLYTRDNNITNEADELDDSSILKLKKSHFDIRRPRTIIVCHGWTETGNGYDNWMIDLKNALLRKGDFNVILVDWSEGANQDYGQSAGNTRLNGAIIANFINFLIYHSGNSGQSAADKFYFIGFSFGAQSGGFAGSRLQEKYKMKLGRITGLDPAGPYFTATDTKVHLDKSDAQYVDIVHTNAGYIGTSDVVGDTDFFPNGGSVQTGCAPDPKDSPVFIVGCNHLRATKYFVNTVTEECPNPWTGHPCGSYLSYTLGLCNGCGDGVCPLMGYRAEETKLNGKFYLNTGTWDTLCPEA, from the exons ATGGAGAACCTAGTGATGCTATGTCTCCTTGGCTGTTTCTTTACTCTTGGAAGCGCTG GAATAGGAATCCCTCAAGTTTGCTATGGTCCAGATTATGGGTGTTTCGATCAGTTTCCACCATTTGCTAACCCACTGATGAAACTTCCCCAAAGTCCAAAGGAAATAGGTACATCATTTCGCCTGTACACCAGAGACAACAATATCACCAACGAAGCCGACGAACTCGATGACTCAAGTATATTAAAACTCAAGAAATCGCATTTTGACATAAGGAGACCAAGGACAATCATAGTATGCCATGGATGGACAG AAACGGGAAATGGTTATGATAATTGGATGATCGACCTGAAAAATGCACTGCTGCGTAAAGGCGACTTCAATGTCATATTGGTCGACTGGAGTGAAGGAGCCAATCAAGATTACGGTCAATCCGCTGGAAACACTCGGCTTAATGGTGCTATAATTGCCAATTTCATCAACTTTCTAATTTACCACAGTGGTAATTCcggccaatcagctgctgacaaATTCTACTTCATTGGATTCAGTTTTGGTGCTCAGAGCGGTGGATTTGCAGGAAGTCGTCTGCAAGAGAAGTACAAAATGAAACTTGGTCGTATCACTG GTTTGGATCCAGCTGGTCCATATTTCACAGCAACGGATACAAAAGTTCATCTGGATAAATCTGATGCTCAATATGTCGACATCGTCCACACGAACGCGGGTTATATCGGAACCTCTGATGTCGTTGGCGATACTGATTTCTTCCCCAATGGTGGTAGTGTCCAGACGGGCTGTGCTCCTGACCCTAAGGATA GTCCAGTGTTCATTGTTGGCTGCAACCACTTGAGGGCAACAAAATACTTTGTTAATACTGTGACTGAGGAATGTCCAAACCCGTGGACAGGACATCCTTGTGGTAGTTATCTATCATATACGCTTGGCCTTTGCAACGGCTGCGGTGATGGTGTGTGTCCCCTCATGGGCTACAGAGCTGAGGAAACCAAGTTGAACGGAAAATTTTATCTCAACACAGGCACCTGGGACACGTTATGCC CTGAAGCATAA